The Christiangramia flava JLT2011 genome has a segment encoding these proteins:
- the nusG gene encoding transcription termination/antitermination protein NusG — protein MAEAKDKKWYVVRAVSGQENKVKDYIEKEIAHQGLEDYVDQVLVPTEKVIQIRNGKKVNKERVYFPGYVMVQANLGGEIPHIIKGINGVIGFLGETKGGDPVPLRKSEVNRMLGKVDELSVKTDNVAIPFTIGETIKVIDGPFNGFNGTVEKINEEKRKLEVMVKIFGRKTPLELSYMQVEKV, from the coding sequence ATGGCAGAAGCTAAGGATAAAAAATGGTATGTGGTTCGTGCCGTTAGTGGACAAGAAAATAAGGTAAAAGATTATATAGAAAAAGAAATCGCTCACCAGGGCCTGGAAGATTATGTAGATCAGGTACTGGTTCCTACTGAGAAGGTGATCCAGATCAGAAATGGGAAAAAAGTAAATAAAGAGCGTGTGTATTTTCCTGGCTATGTGATGGTTCAGGCGAATTTAGGAGGGGAAATTCCTCATATTATCAAAGGGATCAATGGAGTGATTGGTTTTCTGGGTGAGACAAAAGGAGGAGATCCTGTGCCGCTTAGGAAATCTGAAGTAAATAGGATGTTAGGTAAGGTAGATGAGCTATCTGTGAAGACTGATAATGTGGCAATTCCGTTTACTATTGGTGAGACCATTAAGGTGATTGATGGACCTTTTAACGGTTTCAATGGTACTGTAGAAAAGATCAATGAAGAAAAGCGTAAGCTGGAAGTAATGGTGAAGATCTTCGGAAGAAAGACACCATTGGAATTAAGCTATATGCAAGTAGAAAAAGTATAA
- the tuf gene encoding elongation factor Tu, which translates to MAKETYDRSKPHLNIGTIGHVDHGKTTLTAAITKVMADAGYSEARAFDQIDNAPEEKSRGITINSSHVEYSTANRHYAHVDCPGHADYVKNMVTGAAQMDGAILVVAATDGPMPQTREHILLGRQVGIPRIVVFLNKVDLVDDEELLELVEMEVRDLLSFYEYDGDNGPVISGSALGALEGDEKWSKTVLDLMEAVDNWIELPERDVDKPFLMPIEDVFSITGRGTVATGRIETGVANTGDPVEIIGMGAGKLTSTITGVEMFRKILDRGEAGDNVGILLRGIEKTQISRGMVITKPGSVTPHAKFKAEVYILKKEEGGRHTPFHNNYRPQFYVRTTDVTGTISLPDGVEMVMPGDNLTITVELIQPIAMNVGLRFAVREGGRTVGAGQVTEILD; encoded by the coding sequence ATGGCAAAGGAAACTTATGATCGTTCCAAACCGCACTTAAATATCGGTACTATTGGACACGTAGATCACGGAAAAACTACTTTAACTGCAGCGATTACAAAAGTAATGGCTGATGCTGGTTATTCAGAAGCTCGCGCTTTCGATCAGATCGACAACGCTCCTGAAGAAAAAAGTAGAGGTATTACTATCAACTCTTCTCACGTAGAGTACTCAACTGCTAATCGTCACTATGCTCACGTTGACTGTCCAGGTCACGCCGATTACGTTAAGAACATGGTAACTGGTGCTGCTCAGATGGACGGTGCTATTCTTGTTGTTGCTGCGACTGATGGTCCTATGCCACAAACTCGTGAGCACATCCTTCTTGGACGTCAGGTAGGTATTCCAAGAATCGTTGTGTTCTTGAACAAAGTTGACCTTGTTGATGATGAAGAGCTTCTTGAGCTAGTTGAAATGGAAGTTAGAGATCTTCTTTCTTTCTACGAGTATGATGGAGATAACGGTCCTGTAATTTCAGGTTCTGCTCTAGGTGCTCTTGAAGGAGATGAGAAATGGTCTAAGACTGTACTTGATCTTATGGAGGCTGTTGATAACTGGATTGAGCTTCCTGAGCGTGATGTGGATAAGCCTTTCTTGATGCCTATCGAAGATGTATTCTCTATTACTGGTCGTGGTACTGTTGCAACTGGACGTATCGAAACTGGTGTTGCTAACACCGGAGATCCTGTAGAGATCATTGGTATGGGTGCTGGAAAACTAACTTCTACTATTACTGGAGTTGAGATGTTCCGTAAGATCCTTGATAGAGGTGAAGCTGGTGATAACGTGGGTATCCTTCTAAGAGGTATTGAGAAAACTCAGATCTCTCGTGGTATGGTAATCACTAAGCCAGGATCTGTAACTCCTCACGCTAAATTCAAAGCAGAGGTTTATATCCTTAAAAAAGAAGAAGGTGGACGTCACACTCCATTCCACAACAACTACCGTCCTCAGTTCTACGTTCGTACAACTGACGTGACTGGAACTATCAGTCTTCCTGATGGAGTTGAAATGGTAATGCCTGGTGATAACCTTACTATTACTGTAGAGCTTATCCAGCCAATCGCAATGAATGTTGGTCTACGTTTCGCTGTCCGTGAAGGTGGTAGAACTGTAGGAGCTGGTCAGGTAACTGAGATTCTAGACTAA
- the rplK gene encoding 50S ribosomal protein L11: MAKEVSKVVKLQVRGGAANPSPPVGPALGAAGVNIMEFCKQFNGRTQDKAGKVLPVVITVFSDKSFDFVIKTPPAAVQLMEAAKTKKGSGEPNRKKVASVSWDQVKTIAEDKMQDLNAFTIESAMKMVAGTARSMGITVKGEAPF, encoded by the coding sequence ATGGCAAAAGAAGTAAGTAAAGTTGTAAAACTACAAGTTCGCGGAGGTGCTGCTAACCCATCACCACCAGTTGGACCTGCTTTGGGTGCTGCCGGGGTAAATATCATGGAATTCTGTAAGCAATTCAATGGTCGTACTCAGGATAAGGCCGGAAAGGTACTGCCAGTTGTGATTACTGTATTTTCAGATAAGTCTTTTGATTTCGTAATCAAGACTCCACCTGCAGCAGTACAATTGATGGAAGCAGCTAAAACTAAAAAAGGTTCAGGTGAGCCGAACAGAAAGAAAGTAGCAAGCGTTTCTTGGGATCAGGTTAAAACCATCGCAGAAGATAAAATGCAGGATTTAAATGCCTTCACTATCGAATCTGCTATGAAAATGGTTGCTGGAACAGCTCGTTCAATGGGAATTACTGTAAAAGGTGAAGCACCGTTTTAA
- the secE gene encoding preprotein translocase subunit SecE, protein MAGFVNYISESYNELKNHVTWPTWTEAQKLTVLVVVFSVIFSLAIWGVDTVFSRVIELYFEWVKS, encoded by the coding sequence ATGGCAGGATTTGTTAATTACATATCAGAATCATATAACGAGTTAAAAAACCATGTTACCTGGCCAACCTGGACAGAAGCACAGAAGCTAACCGTGTTGGTTGTGGTTTTTTCAGTTATTTTTTCATTAGCCATTTGGGGTGTAGATACTGTTTTTAGCAGAGTTATCGAGTTGTACTTCGAATGGGTTAAATCATAA
- the rplA gene encoding 50S ribosomal protein L1 → MAKLTKKQKEAQSKIEKGKTYTVAEASALIKDVTNANFDASVDLAVRLNVDPRKANQMVRGVVTLPHGTGKDVKVLALVTPDKEQEAKDAGADFVGLDEYLDKIKGGWTDVDVIITMPSVMGKLGPLGRVLGPRGLMPNPKTGTVTMDIAKAVSDVKAGKIDFKVDKTGIVHAAIGKVSFDAEKIAGNARELLTTLVKLKPQAAKGVYMKSIHISSTMSPSVEIDTKRFTEQ, encoded by the coding sequence ATGGCAAAATTGACTAAAAAGCAAAAGGAAGCTCAATCTAAGATCGAAAAAGGTAAAACTTATACGGTTGCTGAAGCTTCTGCTTTAATAAAAGACGTTACCAACGCAAATTTTGACGCTTCTGTGGATTTGGCGGTTCGATTGAATGTAGATCCAAGAAAAGCGAATCAAATGGTGAGAGGTGTTGTAACACTTCCACACGGTACTGGTAAGGATGTAAAAGTTTTGGCTTTGGTAACTCCAGATAAGGAGCAGGAAGCTAAAGACGCTGGTGCAGATTTCGTTGGTTTAGATGAATATCTTGATAAGATCAAAGGAGGTTGGACAGATGTGGATGTGATCATCACCATGCCTAGCGTTATGGGTAAACTTGGACCACTAGGACGTGTTCTTGGGCCAAGAGGTTTGATGCCAAACCCAAAGACCGGAACAGTAACTATGGATATCGCTAAAGCGGTTTCTGATGTGAAAGCTGGTAAGATCGATTTCAAGGTTGACAAAACCGGAATTGTTCACGCTGCTATCGGGAAAGTATCTTTTGATGCTGAGAAGATCGCAGGTAACGCGAGAGAATTATTAACTACGCTAGTAAAATTGAAGCCTCAGGCAGCTAAAGGTGTGTATATGAAGAGTATTCATATTTCCAGCACCATGAGCCCGAGTGTAGAAATAGATACTAAAAGGTTTACTGAGCAATAA
- the rplJ gene encoding 50S ribosomal protein L10, translating into MTREEKSRVIEDLTAQLAETNTIYLADISGLDAGSTSNLRRACFKANVKLSVVKNTLLAKAMEATEKDFGELPTVLKGNTSIMLSETGNAPAKVIKEFRKKSEKPLLKGAFVEEAIYVGDNYLDTLVNIKSKEEVIGDIVGLLQSPAKNVVSALKSGGGKLAGILKTLSEKEG; encoded by the coding sequence ATGACAAGAGAAGAAAAATCAAGAGTAATAGAAGATTTAACTGCCCAGTTAGCTGAAACCAATACTATCTATTTAGCTGACATTTCTGGTCTTGATGCCGGAAGTACGTCAAACTTGCGTCGTGCTTGTTTTAAAGCAAACGTAAAATTGTCGGTAGTTAAAAATACATTGCTAGCTAAGGCGATGGAAGCAACTGAAAAAGATTTCGGGGAACTTCCAACGGTTTTAAAAGGCAATACCTCGATCATGCTTTCAGAAACCGGAAACGCTCCGGCGAAAGTGATCAAGGAATTCAGAAAAAAATCTGAAAAACCTTTATTGAAAGGAGCTTTTGTAGAAGAAGCGATCTATGTTGGAGATAACTATCTAGATACACTTGTAAACATCAAGTCTAAAGAAGAAGTTATTGGAGATATCGTTGGACTTCTTCAGTCTCCTGCTAAGAATGTGGTTTCTGCCCTTAAATCTGGTGGCGGTAAACTGGCAGGAATTCTTAAGACCCTTTCAGAAAAAGAAGGATAA
- the rpoB gene encoding DNA-directed RNA polymerase subunit beta, translating into MLAKQTERLSFSSVKNKPAYPDFLDLQIKSFQDFFQLETKSEERGNEGLYNTFLENFPITDTRNQFVLEFLDYFVDPPRYSIQECIERGLTYSVPLKARLKLYCTDPEHEDFETIVQDVYLGTIPYMTPSGTFCINGAERVVVSQLHRSPGVFFGQSFHANGTKLYSARVIPFKGSWIEFATDINSVMYAYIDRKKKLPVTTLFRAIGFERDKDILEIFDLAEEVKVSKSGLKKVLGRKLAARVLNTWYEDFVDEDTGEVVSIERNEIVLDRDTELEKDHIDEILETGTKTILLHKEDNQTGDYAIIHNTLQKDPTNSEKEAVEHIYRQLRNAEPPDEETARGIIDKLFFSDQRYSLGEVGRYRMNKKLGLDVDMSQQVLTKEDIITIVKYLIELINSKAEIDDIDHLSNRRVRTVGEQLSQQFGVGLARMARTIRERMNVRDNEVFTPIDLINAKTLSSVINSFFGTNQLSQFMDQTNPLAEITHKRRLSALGPGGLSRERAGFEVRDVHYTHYGRLCPIETPEGPNIGLISSLSVYAKVNGMGFIETPYRTVSEGKINISEEPIYLSAEEEEGKMIAQANIPLKDDGTIEADRVIARMEGDFPVVDPKEVHYTDVAPNQISSISASLIPFLEHDDANRALMGSNMMRQAVPLLRADSPIVGTGLERQVATDSRVLINAEGEGEVEYVDANKIIIKYDRTDEERMVSFDSDSKSYDLIKFRKTNQGTCINLKPIVSVGDRVTKGQVLCQGYATEKGELALGRNMKVAFMPWKGYNFEDAIVISEKVVRDDIFTSIHIDEYSLEVRDTKLGNEELTNDIPNVSEDATKDLDEHGMIRVGAEVKPGDILIGKITPKGESDPTPEEKLLRAIFGDKAGDVKDASLKASPSLSGVVIDKKLFARAIKDKRKRAQDKEDVAALEKKYEAKFAVLKSELVEKLFAIVGGKTAQGVQNDLGEEVLPKGKKYTLKMLNAVDDYTHLTSGTWTTDDHLNELVADLIHNYKIKENDLQGNLRREKFTISVGDELPSGILKLAKVYIAKKRKLKVGDKMAGRHGNKGIVARIVRQEDMPFLEDGTPVDIVLNPLGVPSRMNIGQIYETVLGWAGQKLGKKYATPIFDGATIDQINELTDEAGIPRFGHTYLYDGGTGERFDQRATVGVIYMLKLGHMIDDKMHARSIGPYSLITQQPLGGKAQFGGQRFGEMEVWALEAYGASSTLREILTVKSDDVIGRAKTYESIVKGEPMPEPGLPESFNVLMHELKGLGLDIKLEE; encoded by the coding sequence ATGTTAGCAAAGCAAACTGAAAGATTGAGTTTCTCATCTGTGAAGAACAAGCCTGCTTATCCAGATTTTCTGGATCTGCAGATTAAGTCGTTTCAGGACTTCTTCCAGTTAGAAACAAAATCAGAAGAACGGGGAAATGAAGGTCTTTACAACACCTTCCTAGAAAACTTCCCTATTACGGACACCCGTAATCAATTTGTACTAGAATTCTTAGATTATTTTGTGGACCCGCCAAGATATTCCATCCAGGAATGTATCGAACGCGGACTAACTTACAGTGTGCCGCTTAAAGCAAGGCTTAAGCTATACTGTACAGACCCTGAGCACGAAGATTTTGAAACCATCGTACAGGACGTATACCTGGGGACTATCCCTTATATGACTCCAAGCGGTACTTTTTGTATCAATGGGGCAGAGCGCGTTGTTGTTTCTCAGTTACACCGTTCTCCAGGAGTATTCTTTGGACAGTCTTTCCATGCTAATGGAACAAAATTATATTCAGCCCGTGTAATTCCTTTCAAAGGTTCATGGATTGAATTTGCTACCGATATTAACAGCGTTATGTACGCTTATATCGATCGTAAGAAAAAATTACCTGTAACCACGCTTTTCCGCGCCATTGGATTTGAGCGTGATAAGGATATTTTGGAGATTTTCGATCTTGCTGAAGAAGTGAAAGTTTCCAAATCAGGACTTAAAAAAGTTCTTGGGCGTAAATTAGCCGCCCGTGTATTGAACACCTGGTATGAAGATTTTGTTGATGAAGATACAGGAGAGGTTGTTTCAATTGAGCGTAACGAGATCGTACTGGATCGTGATACAGAATTAGAGAAAGATCACATCGACGAGATCCTGGAAACCGGAACCAAAACAATCCTTCTTCATAAGGAAGATAACCAGACCGGGGACTACGCTATTATTCACAATACATTACAAAAAGATCCTACCAACTCTGAAAAAGAAGCGGTAGAACATATCTATCGTCAGCTTCGTAATGCGGAACCGCCAGATGAAGAAACAGCTCGTGGTATTATAGACAAGCTTTTCTTCTCTGATCAGCGATACAGCCTTGGTGAAGTTGGTCGATACAGAATGAATAAAAAATTAGGTCTTGATGTTGATATGTCTCAGCAGGTGCTGACCAAAGAAGACATCATCACTATTGTAAAATATTTGATCGAACTGATCAACTCTAAAGCGGAAATCGATGATATCGATCACCTCTCTAACCGTCGTGTTAGAACTGTAGGAGAGCAATTATCTCAGCAGTTTGGTGTAGGGCTTGCTCGTATGGCAAGAACGATCCGTGAGCGAATGAACGTTCGTGACAACGAGGTGTTTACCCCAATTGATTTGATCAACGCGAAGACACTTTCTTCTGTGATCAACTCTTTCTTTGGTACCAACCAGTTGTCTCAGTTCATGGACCAGACCAACCCGCTGGCAGAGATCACGCACAAGCGTCGTCTTTCTGCACTAGGGCCAGGTGGTTTATCAAGAGAAAGAGCAGGTTTCGAGGTGCGTGACGTTCATTATACGCACTACGGAAGACTTTGCCCTATTGAAACTCCGGAAGGTCCAAACATTGGTTTGATCTCTTCACTTTCAGTTTATGCTAAGGTAAACGGAATGGGCTTCATTGAAACTCCATACCGTACAGTTTCTGAAGGAAAAATCAACATTTCCGAAGAACCTATATACCTGAGCGCCGAAGAGGAAGAAGGAAAAATGATCGCTCAGGCGAACATTCCGTTAAAAGATGACGGAACCATCGAAGCAGATCGTGTTATTGCACGTATGGAAGGTGACTTCCCGGTTGTGGATCCAAAAGAAGTACATTATACTGACGTTGCTCCGAACCAGATTTCGTCCATTTCAGCATCTCTTATTCCATTCCTGGAGCATGATGATGCGAACCGTGCACTGATGGGATCGAATATGATGCGCCAGGCGGTACCTTTATTAAGAGCAGATTCTCCAATCGTGGGAACTGGTCTTGAAAGACAGGTAGCTACAGATTCTCGTGTTTTGATCAATGCTGAAGGAGAAGGAGAAGTAGAATATGTAGATGCCAATAAGATCATTATCAAATACGATCGTACTGATGAAGAGCGTATGGTAAGCTTTGATTCTGATTCCAAATCTTACGATCTGATCAAATTTAGAAAAACCAACCAGGGAACCTGTATCAACCTGAAGCCAATCGTTAGCGTTGGTGACAGAGTTACTAAAGGACAGGTGCTTTGCCAGGGTTATGCAACCGAAAAAGGGGAGCTGGCGCTTGGTAGAAACATGAAAGTGGCTTTCATGCCTTGGAAAGGGTATAACTTTGAGGATGCGATCGTAATTTCTGAAAAAGTGGTAAGAGATGATATTTTCACCTCTATCCATATTGATGAATATTCGCTGGAAGTTAGAGATACCAAGCTGGGGAATGAAGAATTGACCAACGATATTCCAAACGTTTCTGAAGATGCTACTAAAGATCTTGACGAGCATGGAATGATTCGCGTGGGTGCTGAAGTGAAGCCTGGTGATATTCTTATTGGTAAGATCACTCCAAAAGGAGAAAGCGATCCAACGCCGGAAGAAAAACTTCTTCGTGCGATCTTTGGTGACAAGGCCGGTGATGTGAAAGATGCTTCTTTGAAAGCTTCTCCATCATTAAGCGGTGTTGTAATCGACAAGAAATTGTTCGCAAGAGCGATTAAAGATAAGCGCAAGAGAGCTCAGGATAAGGAAGATGTTGCAGCACTTGAGAAGAAATACGAAGCGAAATTCGCAGTTCTTAAGTCTGAATTAGTAGAGAAGTTGTTCGCCATTGTTGGTGGGAAAACTGCTCAGGGTGTCCAAAATGACCTTGGAGAAGAAGTACTTCCAAAAGGTAAAAAATATACCTTGAAAATGTTAAACGCGGTAGATGATTATACGCATCTTACCAGCGGAACATGGACTACTGATGATCACCTGAACGAACTTGTAGCAGATCTTATCCATAATTACAAAATTAAGGAAAACGATCTTCAGGGTAACCTGAGAAGAGAGAAGTTCACTATTTCTGTAGGAGATGAGCTGCCTTCAGGTATCTTGAAACTGGCTAAAGTTTACATCGCTAAGAAACGTAAGCTGAAAGTTGGGGATAAGATGGCGGGACGTCACGGTAACAAAGGTATTGTTGCTCGTATCGTTCGACAGGAGGATATGCCATTCCTGGAAGATGGAACTCCGGTAGACATCGTGTTGAACCCACTTGGGGTACCATCACGTATGAACATCGGTCAGATCTATGAAACCGTTCTTGGTTGGGCAGGTCAGAAATTAGGTAAGAAATATGCTACTCCTATTTTTGATGGAGCTACGATCGATCAGATCAATGAATTGACAGACGAAGCTGGAATTCCAAGATTTGGACATACTTACCTGTATGACGGTGGAACCGGAGAGCGTTTTGACCAAAGAGCAACTGTAGGTGTGATCTATATGTTGAAACTAGGTCACATGATCGACGATAAAATGCATGCCAGATCAATTGGTCCATACTCACTTATTACCCAGCAGCCGCTTGGTGGTAAGGCACAATTTGGTGGTCAGCGATTTGGTGAGATGGAGGTTTGGGCTCTTGAGGCATACGGTGCTTCAAGTACGCTTAGAGAAATCCTTACTGTGAAGTCTGATGACGTGATCGGTAGAGCGAAGACTTACGAGTCTATCGTGAAGGGTGAGCCAATGCCGGAACCAGGATTGCCGGAATCTTTCAACGTGTTAATGCACGAATTGAAAGGACTCGGATTGGATATTAAACTTGAAGAATAA
- the rplL gene encoding 50S ribosomal protein L7/L12, whose protein sequence is MADLKDFAEQLVNLTVKEVNELADILKEEYGIEPAAAAVAVAGGAAAGGGEEAEEQTEFDVILKAPGGSKLAVVKLVKELTGLGLKDAKELVDGAPKPVKEGVAKDEAEALKKQLEEAGAEVELK, encoded by the coding sequence ATGGCAGATTTAAAAGATTTCGCAGAACAGTTGGTTAACCTTACTGTAAAAGAAGTAAACGAGTTAGCTGATATTTTAAAAGAAGAATATGGTATCGAGCCTGCTGCTGCTGCAGTAGCTGTTGCTGGTGGTGCTGCTGCTGGTGGTGGTGAAGAAGCTGAAGAGCAAACTGAATTCGACGTAATTCTTAAAGCTCCAGGTGGATCTAAATTGGCAGTAGTTAAACTTGTAAAAGAACTTACAGGTCTAGGTCTTAAAGATGCTAAAGAACTAGTTGATGGTGCTCCTAAGCCAGTTAAGGAAGGAGTTGCTAAAGATGAAGCTGAAGCTCTTAAAAAGCAATTAGAAGAAGCAGGAGCTGAGGTTGAGCTTAAATAA